In Cyanobacteria bacterium FACHB-DQ100, one genomic interval encodes:
- a CDS encoding sigma-70 family RNA polymerase sigma factor gives MALQLALEPHLHESRLIASDFTQRLERIARKYTRGSTIVWEDAAQSAQMKVLQAVRSGKFRQGGADEFDRWALTVARFEIIDLVRKEKHRHCASLDAVIPGTDLALSETIAAEFDALDSLEQTDLVLQAIAAIQELDQRLPQRGYMTLWQGQVQGKTQTQLAIALGVSQGEASKRWKEMVSQVSERLGILRPEAIQQEHQAIGKRKGKQRRSTAQW, from the coding sequence ATGGCTTTACAACTGGCTTTAGAGCCGCATCTCCATGAATCTCGTTTGATTGCTTCAGACTTTACTCAGCGACTTGAGAGAATTGCCCGCAAGTACACTCGCGGAAGCACGATCGTCTGGGAAGATGCAGCCCAATCGGCTCAAATGAAAGTATTACAAGCAGTTAGAAGTGGCAAATTTAGACAGGGTGGCGCTGATGAATTTGATCGCTGGGCGCTCACTGTCGCACGGTTTGAGATCATTGATTTAGTTCGCAAGGAAAAGCATCGTCATTGTGCCAGCTTAGATGCAGTGATTCCAGGAACAGATTTAGCCCTGTCTGAAACGATCGCGGCTGAGTTCGATGCTCTAGATAGCTTGGAGCAAACTGACCTGGTGCTACAGGCGATCGCAGCCATTCAAGAACTGGATCAACGGCTTCCTCAGCGGGGTTATATGACACTCTGGCAGGGACAGGTGCAAGGAAAAACGCAAACTCAACTGGCGATCGCATTAGGCGTGAGTCAGGGGGAAGCCTCGAAGCGCTGGAAAGAGATGGTGAGTCAAGTTTCTGAGCGGTTAGGAATTCTGCGCCCTGAAGCGATTCAGCAGGAACATCAGGCGATTGGCAAACGCAAAGGCAAGCAGCGTCGATCGACCGCACAATGGTAA
- a CDS encoding SLC26A/SulP transporter family protein: protein MTLIAKSNLGTSPIVSNSIAGAIMGLLTVTSAVSFGALIFSGDLAPFMPFGIGLLLFSSVIISTVVTALSSYPAIVATIAEVTVPIFSLIAKQIVAAMPDAPIEQKLMTVVATFAVNSLITGIIFLGLGWFRLGSFVRYIPYPVVGGFLAGIGALLFVAAFQSVSGLDLQPFSLAAFFQVNVLLQWLPAALFAAAMFVLPQRINSSFVYPGIILGSIALFYAALALTGTSIADASQRGWILGSVPAGGLYHFASLAAVQQANWSVIAQQIPTLAALWLISAIALLLHSNGVELVASRDLDLNQELKASGVAFLVAGIGGGVGGFASAGENALSYQVGARGRLVGWIIAALCLAMMLGGAPLLSLFPKFILIGMPLLITVEFFNEWLYEAWFKFARADYAIIVLIVIVTTTIGFLQAIAVGLGAAIVLFVINYSRLTVVRRISTGTYHHSNVLRTSEELEILEEQGEQAYIVELQGLIFFGTANKLLNQVRDRINNHELPPVHYVILDFRLVSGLDASAVLSFAKLKQVAHQKQVHLIYTHLSSAAHQRLEQGDCLDHEVCHLFDDLDRGLEWYEQQILQQYQSLTEEEFQSPDAALAACLKADFPDPRQVDRLMKCLEVCQVAEDEYLFHQGDPFDGLYFVASGQVSVVLKLSNGQNKRIRTYTIGNTIGEMGLYRRTVRMASVVADKPSTLYFLSTESFEQLENTDPMLAASIHRFIVGLLAERLQHREKEINQLLDSF from the coding sequence GTGACTCTTATCGCAAAGTCTAACTTAGGGACAAGCCCGATCGTCTCCAATAGCATTGCAGGCGCAATTATGGGTCTGCTCACCGTCACGAGTGCTGTATCGTTTGGCGCTCTGATTTTCTCAGGCGATCTCGCACCGTTTATGCCCTTTGGAATCGGGCTGTTGCTCTTTAGCTCGGTCATTATTAGTACGGTTGTGACTGCGCTCAGTTCATACCCTGCGATCGTGGCGACGATCGCAGAAGTCACAGTTCCGATTTTCAGCTTGATTGCGAAGCAAATTGTGGCAGCAATGCCGGATGCCCCAATCGAGCAAAAGCTAATGACCGTTGTTGCCACCTTTGCGGTGAATAGCCTGATCACAGGCATCATTTTCCTGGGATTGGGTTGGTTTCGCTTGGGAAGTTTCGTGCGATACATTCCCTATCCGGTGGTGGGAGGCTTTCTGGCAGGCATTGGAGCATTGTTGTTTGTGGCAGCGTTTCAGTCGGTTTCAGGGCTGGATTTACAGCCTTTTTCTCTGGCTGCTTTCTTTCAGGTGAATGTTTTACTGCAATGGCTTCCGGCTGCCTTATTTGCGGCGGCAATGTTTGTGTTACCCCAACGAATTAATAGTAGTTTCGTTTATCCAGGTATTATTCTTGGCTCGATCGCGCTGTTTTACGCTGCTCTAGCGCTCACCGGAACTTCGATCGCGGATGCCAGCCAACGGGGTTGGATTTTGGGCAGTGTTCCCGCAGGTGGACTGTATCACTTTGCCAGTCTTGCCGCAGTCCAGCAAGCAAATTGGAGCGTGATTGCTCAGCAAATTCCAACCTTAGCGGCACTTTGGCTGATCTCCGCGATCGCATTGTTGCTGCATTCTAATGGTGTTGAGCTTGTGGCTTCCCGCGATCTCGATCTGAATCAGGAATTGAAAGCATCGGGAGTGGCGTTCTTAGTTGCAGGGATTGGTGGTGGAGTCGGTGGATTTGCCAGCGCTGGAGAGAATGCGTTGTCCTACCAAGTGGGGGCGCGAGGGCGATTGGTGGGTTGGATTATTGCAGCCCTTTGCCTCGCAATGATGCTGGGTGGAGCGCCCTTGTTATCGCTATTCCCGAAATTCATTCTGATTGGGATGCCACTGTTGATTACAGTTGAGTTTTTTAATGAATGGCTCTACGAAGCTTGGTTTAAGTTTGCGCGTGCCGATTATGCCATCATTGTGCTGATTGTGATTGTGACGACGACCATTGGCTTTTTGCAAGCGATCGCCGTCGGGCTAGGGGCGGCGATCGTGTTGTTTGTAATTAACTACAGCCGGCTCACTGTGGTTCGACGCATCAGCACAGGAACCTATCATCACAGCAATGTCCTCCGCACGTCTGAAGAGTTGGAAATCCTAGAAGAACAAGGTGAGCAAGCTTACATTGTGGAATTGCAGGGCTTGATCTTTTTTGGAACGGCAAATAAATTGCTCAATCAAGTCCGCGATCGCATTAACAATCATGAGTTACCGCCTGTTCATTATGTGATCCTCGATTTTCGGCTGGTGAGTGGGCTAGATGCCTCAGCCGTTCTTAGCTTTGCCAAACTGAAGCAGGTAGCGCATCAGAAGCAGGTTCACTTGATTTACACCCATCTGTCTTCTGCGGCGCATCAGCGATTAGAGCAGGGCGATTGTTTAGATCATGAAGTTTGCCATCTCTTTGATGACTTAGATCGAGGATTGGAATGGTATGAGCAACAAATTTTGCAGCAATATCAATCGCTGACCGAAGAGGAGTTTCAGTCTCCTGATGCCGCACTCGCCGCTTGTCTAAAGGCTGATTTTCCTGATCCGCGTCAGGTCGATCGCTTGATGAAGTGTCTAGAGGTTTGTCAGGTTGCCGAAGATGAATATCTATTCCATCAGGGCGATCCGTTTGATGGACTCTACTTTGTGGCATCGGGACAAGTGAGTGTTGTTTTGAAATTGAGCAATGGTCAAAACAAACGGATTCGTACCTACACGATCGGCAACACGATCGGAGAAATGGGGCTGTATCGCCGGACAGTCCGCATGGCATCGGTGGTTGCAGACAAACCCAGCACGCTATATTTTCTATCGACAGAATCGTTCGAGCAGCTTGAAAACACCGATCCGATGCTGGCAGCGAGCATTCATCGATTTATTGTTGGGTTGTTGGCTGAACGTCTTCAGCATCGCGAGAAAGAAATCAATCAGCTATTGGACTCGTTTTGA
- a CDS encoding AI-2E family transporter, translating into MRLALYHHIQSQGKTIKVETSMFSLFNRFPAQLTQWILAGLLVPIVALNVWLLFKAVHLAQPLVSILVSAALLAFLLNYPVQLIQKWGLDRKYAVTSVVVMFFGLLIGASITILPQSSEELGEFISALPTRIQSTQLKLQILQDWAMQHHIPIRLNQWTAQFTDGLPDRIHTLGNNAVNLIFSALGSASNLALTGIFTVYLLFDGSQLWNGIAQRLPSQKIAQIQRSLQQHFEDYFTGQAIMAIVSIVALTVVFLILRIPFPLLLGLFIGTLSIFPFGATLASFISALLIAADDPGLGLWLLGSSIVTNQAIDQLITPRLMGKLVGLRPFWILLALLVGAKLGGLIGVIIAVPIASCLKDILQGFPSSVSSSDALPAAPVPSEIHS; encoded by the coding sequence ATGCGGCTTGCTCTGTATCACCACATTCAATCTCAGGGAAAAACCATAAAAGTAGAAACGTCTATGTTTAGCTTGTTTAACCGCTTTCCGGCTCAATTAACTCAGTGGATACTGGCTGGATTACTCGTACCGATCGTAGCCCTCAACGTATGGCTACTCTTCAAAGCGGTTCACTTGGCTCAACCTCTGGTTTCAATTCTTGTTTCAGCAGCATTACTGGCGTTTCTTCTCAATTATCCGGTACAACTAATTCAGAAATGGGGACTCGATCGCAAGTATGCGGTTACCAGTGTGGTGGTCATGTTCTTTGGCTTGCTCATCGGCGCAAGTATTACCATCCTGCCTCAATCGTCTGAAGAACTTGGCGAATTCATCAGCGCATTGCCGACTCGGATACAATCCACTCAGCTAAAGCTTCAGATTCTGCAAGATTGGGCAATGCAGCATCATATTCCAATTCGGCTCAATCAGTGGACAGCTCAGTTTACTGATGGCTTACCCGATCGCATACACACGCTCGGAAATAATGCCGTTAATCTAATCTTTAGTGCGTTGGGCAGTGCGTCTAACTTAGCCTTAACAGGAATTTTCACCGTCTATCTTTTATTTGACGGATCGCAACTTTGGAACGGAATTGCTCAACGATTACCGAGTCAAAAAATTGCGCAAATTCAGCGCTCGCTCCAGCAGCACTTTGAGGACTATTTCACCGGACAGGCAATTATGGCGATCGTGTCTATTGTTGCACTGACGGTCGTTTTCTTGATCCTCAGAATCCCGTTTCCATTGCTGCTCGGATTGTTCATCGGCACATTATCGATTTTTCCCTTTGGTGCTACGCTGGCAAGCTTCATCAGTGCATTGCTCATCGCAGCCGATGATCCAGGTTTAGGGCTTTGGCTACTCGGATCGTCGATCGTGACGAATCAAGCGATTGATCAATTGATTACACCCCGCTTGATGGGAAAGCTGGTTGGGCTAAGACCATTTTGGATATTGCTTGCCTTACTGGTTGGAGCGAAGCTAGGTGGATTGATTGGAGTCATAATAGCGGTGCCGATCGCAAGCTGTCTGAAAGATATCCTTCAGGGATTTCCGAGTTCTGTCTCCTCGTCTGACGCTCTTCCTGCTGCTCCTGTCCCTTCAGAAATACATAGCTGA